Proteins encoded together in one Meiothermus sp. QL-1 window:
- a CDS encoding leucyl aminopeptidase: MKLKVNSARRFLDEIPAPLAVVGVWGGELSEEGQKLDQKYQGALSRVMEALRFKGDLGESALVSLNSSAEPRFALLFGLGKRRGVSLETVRQAGAKLVQEVARLGFREAVSETFLAERLGKKEASYALAEGALLGGYSWGRYKTTERRAERLRLWLARSSGPAVDRAEVVAEAVNYARDLVNEPPNRLTPAELARRAEALAAELGLGVEVWDEKKIREAGMEAFYAVAQGSANPPRFIQLTYKPEGPARRVLALVGKGLTFDTGGYSLKPAADQITMKSDMAGAAAVLGAMRAVARLRPGVEVRAYVAAAENMISGQAYRVSDVLGSLAGKTIEVMNTDAEGRLTLADAIAYADRQGAEAIVELSTLTGACVVALGERIAGLFTNDPRFGREVQEAAERAGEKVWPLPLEEEYLELLRSETADLKNTHGRSRAAGAITAALFLAQFTEKPLVHLDIAGPAYSEKPHALGPAGGTGFGVRTLVELLEAAGGSEA; this comes from the coding sequence ATGAAGCTAAAGGTTAATTCGGCGCGGCGCTTTTTGGACGAGATTCCTGCTCCTTTGGCGGTGGTGGGGGTCTGGGGCGGTGAATTGAGCGAGGAAGGCCAGAAGCTGGACCAAAAGTACCAGGGGGCTTTGTCCCGGGTGATGGAGGCCCTGCGCTTTAAGGGAGACCTGGGCGAAAGCGCGCTGGTAAGTCTCAATTCCTCGGCGGAGCCCAGGTTTGCCCTGCTCTTTGGCCTGGGCAAAAGGCGAGGGGTAAGCCTCGAGACCGTGCGGCAGGCCGGGGCCAAGCTGGTGCAGGAGGTGGCCCGGCTGGGCTTTCGCGAGGCCGTAAGCGAGACCTTCCTGGCCGAACGGCTGGGCAAGAAGGAGGCCAGCTACGCCCTGGCCGAGGGGGCCCTGCTGGGGGGGTATAGCTGGGGCCGCTACAAGACCACCGAGCGGCGAGCAGAGCGGCTGCGCCTGTGGCTGGCCCGCTCCTCAGGCCCGGCGGTGGACCGGGCCGAGGTGGTGGCCGAGGCGGTTAACTATGCGCGGGACTTGGTCAACGAACCCCCCAACCGGCTCACCCCAGCAGAGCTTGCGCGCCGGGCCGAGGCGCTGGCGGCGGAGCTGGGCCTTGGGGTGGAGGTCTGGGATGAAAAAAAGATCAGGGAGGCCGGCATGGAGGCTTTCTATGCCGTGGCCCAGGGCTCGGCCAACCCGCCCCGCTTCATTCAGCTCACCTACAAGCCTGAAGGACCGGCCCGGCGGGTGCTGGCCCTGGTGGGCAAGGGGCTTACCTTTGACACAGGGGGCTATTCCCTGAAGCCCGCTGCCGACCAGATCACCATGAAGAGCGATATGGCCGGGGCAGCGGCCGTGCTGGGGGCCATGCGGGCCGTTGCCCGCCTCAGGCCTGGGGTGGAGGTGCGGGCCTATGTGGCGGCAGCGGAGAACATGATCTCGGGGCAGGCCTACCGGGTCTCGGATGTCCTGGGGAGCCTGGCCGGCAAGACCATCGAGGTCATGAACACCGACGCCGAAGGGCGGCTGACCCTGGCCGATGCCATTGCCTATGCCGATCGGCAGGGAGCCGAGGCCATTGTGGAGCTTTCTACCCTGACCGGGGCCTGTGTGGTGGCCTTGGGGGAGAGGATAGCGGGGCTTTTCACCAACGACCCCCGCTTTGGGCGCGAGGTACAGGAGGCCGCTGAGCGGGCCGGGGAGAAGGTCTGGCCCTTGCCCCTGGAGGAGGAGTACCTTGAGCTGCTCAGGTCGGAAACCGCCGACCTCAAGAACACCCACGGGCGCAGCCGGGCCGCTGGGGCCATCACCGCCGCTTTGTTTTTGGCCCAGTTCACCGAGAAGCCGCTGGTCCACCTGGATATCGCCGGCCCGGCCTACAGCGAGAAGCCCCACGCCCTGGGCCCTGCGGGGGGCACGGGCTTTGGGGTGCGCACGCTGGTGGAGTTGCTGGAGGCTGCTGGCGGGTCGGAGGCCTAG
- a CDS encoding phosphohydrolase — MEGSSVMNERTVQVTQPKAKLYVEADLAIREGLQRYPKALSAYEMLSGDPEARGHWDMANYITVRKLGYNDHGRVHALLTGAASVTILQLLSDHGVRPDIVESGVGDLDDAFLVVLLSTMLHDIGNQVHRVRHEAFSVMLAMPILDRILEKIYRDPEQRTELRAFMLHAIHCHDLDPEPLTIEAGITAVADGTDITKGRGRKAFALGSVDIHSISALAVDEVQILKGERVPVEIRVIMNNSAGIFQVEEVLTKKVLRSPIRDYVTVIASTHEGEHDQRIIQRVRLHETEPRFRLD, encoded by the coding sequence ATGGAAGGCAGTTCGGTCATGAACGAGCGCACCGTCCAGGTCACCCAGCCCAAGGCCAAGCTCTACGTGGAGGCCGACCTGGCCATCCGCGAGGGGCTGCAGCGTTACCCCAAGGCCCTCTCGGCCTACGAGATGCTGAGCGGAGACCCCGAGGCCCGGGGCCACTGGGACATGGCCAACTACATCACCGTGCGCAAGCTGGGCTACAACGACCACGGACGGGTGCATGCTCTTCTGACCGGCGCGGCCAGCGTGACCATCCTGCAGCTTCTCTCCGACCATGGGGTGCGCCCCGACATCGTAGAAAGCGGGGTGGGTGACCTGGACGACGCTTTTTTGGTGGTTCTCCTCTCCACCATGCTGCACGACATCGGCAACCAGGTCCACCGCGTGCGCCACGAGGCCTTCAGCGTGATGCTGGCCATGCCTATCTTGGACCGCATCCTGGAGAAGATTTACCGTGACCCCGAGCAGCGCACCGAGCTGCGGGCCTTTATGCTCCACGCCATCCACTGCCACGACCTCGACCCCGAGCCCCTCACCATCGAGGCCGGCATCACCGCGGTGGCCGACGGCACCGACATCACCAAGGGCCGGGGGCGCAAGGCCTTCGCCCTGGGCTCGGTGGACATCCACTCCATCAGCGCCTTGGCCGTGGACGAGGTGCAGATTTTGAAGGGTGAGCGGGTTCCGGTGGAAATCCGGGTGATTATGAACAATTCCGCCGGCATCTTCCAGGTAGAGGAGGTCCTCACCAAAAAGGTGCTCCGCAGCCCCATTCGCGACTACGTTACGGTCATTGCCAGCACCCACGAGGGCGAACACGACCAGCGCATCATCCAGCGGGTGCGCCTGCACGAGACCGAGCCCCGTTTCCGGCTGGACTAG